The following proteins are co-located in the Xiphophorus hellerii strain 12219 chromosome 2, Xiphophorus_hellerii-4.1, whole genome shotgun sequence genome:
- the LOC116710883 gene encoding uncharacterized protein LOC116710883, translated as MELDGHKCSVCDRTFSVKSNLTRHMKLHGPKEYLCEVSGRGFAQKQQLSSHLKQHLYPFLRLYRPGEAKLQCTDAAKAVAAAPSKAVDPTSLDPEKLEAAAKKAGGEMWGGLLVVTFGKYAGQTFRWLLENDVGWVTWLLSEYCQKGEKNQLLKWQKERLLEYVREFPPVTFHLDKCSELVQNFVWTRTDVEKGKTTEAAMSDFQSDYASDAELLCKVGESEVPVSTQLTTWAEIAPAGSQDSQGRPPDTSASEADGVLLEGWQKYWEHLTPSGQAPGITAPNIKWLKNDELYDLFDRMLSNRRGNSEERKLLKNKMEFHPPLPPTSVKGGLPSMTSFFTTPVFFWHLIGVMQAKIRCPNSNCPAPPGEFLKKKGFGSYASQVCGMTNSYTLLTEKLKCPYCEKVRRVASEPHGDTEDVGGCREQQYIWLAHSPKILMNLAPAVRSMFPAILCGKWAVDKGVVTLLNDRVNSVSMSKVQRLLQQGHDEKKDFGTYARQKISLKSLRCLSLCGSPPRER; from the exons ATGGAATTGGACGGCCACAAGTGCAGCGTGTGTGACAGGACTTTCTCTGTGAAGTCCAACCTCACTCGGCACATGAAGCTTCATGGTCCGAAGGAGTATCTGTGTGAGGTGAGCGGAAGAGGCTTCGCTCAGAAGCAGCAACTCAGCAGCCACCTGAAGCAGCACCTCTACCCTTTTCTCCGCCTCTACAGGCCGGGGGAGGCCAAGCTGCAGTGCACCGATGCAGCCAAGGCTGTGGCAGCGGCCCCCTCCAAAGCAGTAGACCCCACCTCTCTGGATCCAGAAAAGCTGGAGGCTGCTGCTAAAAAAGCCGGTGGAGAAATGTGGGGAGGCCTGCTAGTTGTCACTTTTGGCAAATACGCAGGGCAAACTTTCAGGTGGCTGCTGGAGAACGACGTGGGGTGGGTGACATGGCTGCTCTCTGAGTACTGCCAGAAGGGAGAGAAGAACCAGCTTCTCAAGTGGCAGAAGGAGCGACTTCTGGAGTACGTCAGAGAGTTCCCGCCTGTCACCTTCCATCTGGACAAGTGCTCGGAG TTGGTGCAGAACTTTGTGTGGACAAGGACTGATGTGGAAAAGGGAAAGACAACTGAGGCTGCCATGTCTGATTTTCAGTCAGACTATGCCAGTGATGCTGAGCTGTTG TGCAAAGTTGGGGAGTCCGAAGTGCCAGTGTCCACCCAGCTCACCACCTGGGCAGAGATCGCACCTGCTGGCAGCCAGGACTCTCAGGGCAGACCACCGGACACCTCTGCTTCTGAAGCTGACGGAGTCTTGCTGGAGGGCTGGCAGAAGTACTGGGAGCATCTGACTCCATCTGGACAAGCTCCCGGTATAACTGCCCCCAACATCAAGTGGCTGAAAAATGACGAGCTGTACGACCTGTTTGACAGAATGTTGTCAAACAGGAGAGGAAACTCAGAGGAGAGGAAACTCCTGAAGAACAAGATGGAGTTCCACCCACCTCTACCTCCCACATCTGTCAAGGGAGGGCTGCCAAGCATGACATCATTTTTCACCACTCCAGTCTTCTTCTGGCACCTGATTGGTGTGATGCAAGCTAAGATCCGCTGCCCCAACTCCAACTGCCCCGCACCACCGGGCGAATTCCTGAAGAAGAAAGGCTTCGGCAGCTACGCCAGCCAGGTGTGTGGCATGACCAACAGCTACACCCTGTTGACGGAGAAGCTGAAGTGTCCGTACTGCGAAAAGGTGAGGCGGGTGGCGAGCGAGCCGCACGGCGACACCGAAGACGTGGGTGGTTGTCGTGAGCAGCAGTACATCTGGCTGGCGCACAGTCCCAAGATCCTGATGAACCTGGCTCCGGCTGTCAGAAGCATGTTTCCTGCCATACTGTGTGGAAAGTGGGCTGTGGACAAGGGCGTGGTCACTCTCCTGAACGACCGGGTCAACAGCGTCTCAATGAGCAAGGTGCAGAGGCTGCTGCAGCAGGGCCACGACGAGAAGAAAGACTTCGGCACCTACGCCAGGCAG AAAATCTCCTTGAAGAGTCTGAGGTGCCTGTCTCTATGCGGCTCACCACCTCGGGAAAGATAA